One stretch of Euphorbia lathyris chromosome 7, ddEupLath1.1, whole genome shotgun sequence DNA includes these proteins:
- the LOC136200404 gene encoding protein translocase subunit SECA2, chloroplastic isoform X1 has protein sequence MATVPAALNLNPSFLAPKPPTKNSAFFYRKPIFTLPSSLSYPSPSFFPFQRRQFSSGAVASASLKENIGGLTKKVTDLTSLNYWVVKDYYRLVESVNAFEPQIQGLSDEQLSAKTLEFRRRLRQGETLADIQAEAFAVVREAARRKLGMRHFDVQIIGGAVLHDGSIAEMKTGEGKTLVSTLAAYLNALTGEGVHVVTVNDYLAQRDAEWMGRVHRFLGLSVGLIQKGMTSKERRSNYRCDITYTNNSELGFDYLRDNLTGDSEKLVMRWPRPFHFAIVDEVDSVLIDEGRNPLLISGEANQDAARYPVAAKVAELLVCGLHYNVELKDNSVELTEEGIALAEMALETNDLWDENDPWARFVMNALKAKEFYRRDVQYIVRNGKALIINELTGRVEEKRRWSEGIHQAVEAKEGLKIQADSVVVAQITYQSLFKLYPKLSGMTGTAKTEEKEFLKMFQVPVIEVPTNLRNIRKDLPIQAFATARGKWEYVRQEIEYIFRQGRPVLVGTTSVENSEYLSDLLRQWKIPHNVLNARPKYAAKEAETIAQAGRKYAITISTNMAGRGTDIILGGNPKMLAKEIVEDSLLSFLTREVPDAEADGELISQKVMSKIKVDSTSLALLAKTALMAKYVGKSEGKSWTYQEAKSMISESVEMSQSMDVRELEKLVNEQSEMYSLGPTIALAYLSVLKNCETHSYNEGSEVKRLGGLHVIGTSLHESRRIDNQLRGRAGRQGDPGSTRFMVSLQDEMFQKFNFDTEWAVKLISRITNDEDIPIEGDAIVKQLLALQINAEKYFFGIRKSLVEFDEVLEVQRKHVYDLRQLILTGDDESCSQHISQYMQAVVDEIVLSNADPLKHPRSWNLIKLLTEFVSIGGKILDDSYTGITEEALLKSLLQLHDSSPIDVDGFYLPNLPKPPNAFRGIRKRCYSLKRWLTICSDESTRNGRHRRTTNLLRKYLGDILIASYWNLVQESGYDDAYIKEIERAVLLKTLDCFWRDHLINMNRLSSAVNVRSFGHRNPLEEYKIDGCRFFISMLSATRRVTVETLLQYWSSPTESEELFVS, from the exons ATGGCTACTGTTCCTGCTGCATTGAATTTGAACCCCTCCTTTCTTGCTCCAAAACCACCTACTAAAAACTCAGCTTTTTTCTACAGAAAACCCATCTTCACTCTCCCTTCCTCTTTATCTTACCCTTCGCCTTCTTTCTttccgttccaacggcgacaATTTAGCAGTGGCGCAGTAGCCAGTGCTTCCCTGAAG GAGAACATTGGTGGTTTGACAAAGAAAGTGACTGACCTTACGAGTTTGAACTACTGGGTGGTGAAAGACTATTATCGTCTAGTGGAGTCAGTTAATGCCTTTGAGCCTCAAATTCAGGGGCTTTCTGATGAGCAG TTGAGTGCTAAAACTTTGGAGTTCAGAAGGAGACTAAGACAAGGGGAGACACTGGCGGATATTCAAGCTG AGGCCTTTGCTGTTGTTCGTGAAGCTGCAAGAAGGAAACTTGGAATGCGTCATTTTGATGTGCAG ATTATTGGTGGTGCGGTGCTTCATGATGGATCAATTGCTGAGATGAAAACAGGGGAAGGAAAAACACTGGTTTCTACATTGGCTGCCTATCTTAATGCATTGACTGGGGAAGGTGTCCATG TTGTAACTGTGAACGATTACCTGGCTCAACGAGATGCTGAGTGGATGGGCCGTGTTCATCGTTTCTTAGGTCTCTCAGTTGGTCTTATTCAG AAGGGGATGACATCTAAAGAGAGGAGATCTAATTATCGATGCGATATAACATACACCAACAATTCG GAACTTGGTTTTGATTATCTACGAGACAATCTTACTGGAGACAGTGAAAAACTTGTGATGAGATG GCCAAGGCCATTTCATTTTGCAATTGTTGATGAAGTTGATTCAGTTCTCATTGATGAAGGGAGAAATCCATTGTTGATAAGTGGTGAG GCTAATCAAGATGCTGCGAGATATCCAGTTGCAGCTAAAGTAGCTGAACTACTTGTTTGCGGCCTT CATTACAATGTAGAGCTTAAAGATAATTCAGTGGAGTTGACTGAAGAAGGAATAGCACTTGCTGAAATGGCTCTTGAAACTAATGACTTGTGGGATGAAAATGATCCTTGGGCAAG ATTTGTGATGAATGCACTGAAAGCTAAAGAGTTCTATAGGCGAGACGTGCAATACATTGTTAGAAATGGGAAGGCGCTAATAATAAATGAG TTGACAGGAAGAGTTGAAGAGAAAAGAAGATGGTCTGAGGGTATTCACCAGGCTGTAGAGGCTAAAGAAGGTCTAAAGATTCAG GCAGATTCAGTTGTTGTGGCACAAATAACATATCAATCGCTGTTTAAGCTCTATCCAAAGCTGTCTGGTATGACTGGGACAGCAAAAACTGAA GAAAAGGAGTTCTTGAAAATGTTCCAGGTGCCAGTTATTGAAGTTCCCACAAATTTACGAAATATCCGTAAAGATTTACCCATACAAGCTTTTGCA ACTGCTCGTGGGAAATGGGAGTATGTCCGCCAAGAAATTGAATACATTTTCAGACAGGGACGTCCAGTTTTAGTTGGGACGACCAG TGTTGAAAATTCTGAGTATTTGTCAGATCTTCTTAGACAGTGGAAAATCCCTCACAATGTCCTGAATGCACGACCCAAG TATGCTGCAAAGGAAGCTGAAACTATTGCTCAAGCTGGCCGAAAATATGCCATTACTATTTCCACGAATATGGCTGGCAGAGGCACTGATATAATTCTGGGAGGAAATCCTAAA ATGCTCGCCAAAGAAATTGTAGAGGACAGCTTGCTTTCTTTTCTAACAAGGGAAGTTCCAGATGCTGAAGCTGATGGAGAATTAATTTCGCAAAAG GTAATGTCAAAGATAAAAGTAGATTCAACGTCATTAGCTCTGCTGGCAAAGACTGCATTAATGG CTAAATATGTTGGCAAGAGTGAAGGTAAAAGCTGGACATATCAGGAGGCAAAATCAATGATATCTGAATCTGTGGAAATGAGCCAGTCAATGGATGTAAGGGAGCTGGAGAAGCTTGTCAATGAGCAGTCTGAAATGTACTCTCTTGGTCCAACTATAGCACTTGCTTATCTGTCAGTTCTCAAGAACTGTGAAACACATAGTTATAACGAAGGGTCTGAAGTGAAAAGACTCGGGGGCCTCCATGTGATTGGAACATCCTTACATGAGTCTCGGAGAATAGATAACCAG CTTCGTGGAAGAGCAGGAAGGCAAGGGGATCCTGGATCTACACGATTTATGGTGAG TTTGCAGGATGAAATGTTTCAAAAGTTTAATTTTGACACAGAGTGGGCAGTGAAACTCATCTCTAGGATCACTAATGATGAGGATATACCAATTGAAGGTGATGCGATTGTAAAACAG CTTTTAGCCCTGCAAATCAATGCTGAAAAGTACTTCTTTGGCATACGAAAGAGTCTTGTTGAGTTTGATGAAGTATTAgag GTACAAAGGAAACATGTTTATGATCTTAGGCAGTTGATTTTAACTGGTGATGATGAAAGTTGTTCGCAACACATATCACA GTACATGCAAGCAGTAGTAGATGAAATTGTTCTGAGCAATGCTGATCCCCTAAAG CACCCTAGGAGCTGGAATTTGATTAAGCTTTTGACGGAGTTTGTCTCTATCGGAGGGAAGATATTGGATG ACTCATATACTGGGATCACTGAGGAGGCCTTGCTGAAATCTCTTCTCCAGTTGCATGATTCGAGCCCTATAGATGTTGATGGTTTTTACCTGCCAAATTTACCAAAGCCTCCAAATGCTTTTCGAGGAATCCGCAAGAGGTGTTATTCTTTAAAGCGATGGCTTACTATTTGCTCTGATGAATCAACTAG GAACGGGAGACACCGAAGAACTACTAATCTTCTCCGGAAGTACCTTGGAGATATTCTAATTGCTTCATATTGGAATCTTGTGCAAGAATCTGGTTATGATGATGCATATATCAAGGAAATTGAG AGGGCAGTTCTGCTAAAGACTCTAGACTGTTTCTGGAGGGATCATCTAATAAACATGAACAGGCTCAGTTCTGCG GTAAATGTAAGAAGTTTTGGGCACAGGAATCCCCTTGAAGAATACAAAATTGATGGATGTCGGTTTTTCATTTCAATGTTGAGTGCAACACGAAGGGTAACTGTTGAAACCCTCTTGCAGTATTGGTCTTCACCTACAGAGTCCGAGGAACTCTTTGTATCCTAA
- the LOC136200919 gene encoding uncharacterized protein, whose amino-acid sequence MERSHVHTGKEEQISHMASPTNQVKKVTTTHPQIKVAGPAYIKLCPYNGVPVNTAMLENMDDDETMRGLSIRESSDYSCASSVTDGDGFGAKAPGVVVRLMG is encoded by the exons ATGGAAAGAAGCCATGTACATACGGGGAAAGAAGAACAGATTTCACACATGGCAAGTCCGACAAACCAGGTGAAGAAAGTGACAACAACCCATCCCCAAATTAAAGTTGCTGGCCCTGCATACATTAAGCTTTGCCCATATAATGGTGTTCCAGTTAACACTGCCATGCTTGAGAAT ATGGATGATGATGAAACTATGCGGGGTCTAAGCATACGAGAGAGTAGTGATTATAGTTGTGCTTCATCAGTAACAGATGGTGATGGATTTGGGGCTAAGGCCCCTGGAGTAGTAGTGAGGCTTATGGGATGA
- the LOC136200405 gene encoding uncharacterized protein, with protein MIVNTSGASCKRADNLRQLQHDRIVERLESGEITSGTGKNQETGLARPGDTKWGSHYTTLLRLHSMWPSVKDVLFNVYEDGDDSGFARTLMMKQILAYTNDLSNLLQKRDQNIVQAMHLIKNVKTQLLELRDRRWETFLLEVESFCVTHSINVVNMDDIVPTRTRMKRDGNVVTYFQHYRYEVYHEVLDKIGLELHDRFPELTTDLLLSVACLDPRDSFSNFNGDKLVHLAEIYSEDFSWTEVLMIKNQLEMYIYDVKRDINFAAVEDLGCLSKKMVSTGKAQTFPLVYRLIELALLLPVATASVERVFSAMNIVKTDLRNRMSDDWLNDCLVVFSSKDVFINIDNEDILDRFQAMTNRRCQLPPRNRRSTYH; from the exons ATGATTGTGAACACGAGTGGAGCATCATGTAAACGAGCCGACAATCTTAGACAACTTCAACATGATCGAATAGTTGAACGTCTTGAGAGTGGGGAAATTACTAGTGGTACGGGAAAAAATCAAGAAACTGGATTAGCTAGGCCAGGTGACACTAAATGGGGATCACATTACACAACATTACTACGCTTACATTCAATGTGGCCCTCAGTAAAAGACGTGCTTTTTAATGTCTATGAGGATGGCGATGATAGTGGCTTTGctaggacattgatgatgaaACAAATATTGGCATACACAAATGATTTGTCTAATTTGTTGCAAAAAAGAGATCAAAATATTGTGCAAGCCATGCATTTGATTAAGAATGTGAAGACTCAGTTGTTAGAGTTGCGGGATAGAAGATGGGAGACATTTTTGTTGGAAGTTGAGTCTTTTTGTGTGACTCATTCTATCAATGTTGTTAATATGGATGATATAGTTCCAACACGTACTCGAATGAAGAGGGATGGAAATGTTGTTACTTACTTTCAACATTATCGGTATGAAGTTTATCATGAG GTACTTGATAAGATCGGACTTGAGTTGCATGATCGTTTCCCAGAATTAACAACAGATTTGCTTCTTTCTGTGGCATGTCTTGATCCTAGAGATTCTTTTTCTAACTTTAATGGTGATAAGTTAGTTCATTTAGCTGAAATATATTCAGAAGATTTCTCATGGACTGAGGTTCTGATGATTAAGAATCAGCTTGAAATGTATATTTATGATGTTAAAAGAGATATCAACTTTGCTGCTGTTGAAGATTTAGGATGTCTTTCCAAGAAGATGGTTTCAACTGGAAAAGCTCAAACTTTTCCATTGGTGTATCGCCTAATTGAATTGGCATTGCTTTTACCAGTTGCAACAGCTTCCGTTGAAAGAGTATTTTCAGCAATGAATATTGTAAAGACCGATTTGAGAAATCGAATGTCAGATGATTGGCTGAATGACTGTTTGGTAGTATTTAGCTCGAAGGATGTCTTCATCAACATTGATAATGAAGATATTTTAGATCGTTTTCAAGCTATGACAAATCGTAGATGTCAATTGCCACCTCGCAATCGTCGATCTACTTATCATtag